The genome window TACAGGTTTATTATTAGCATCCTTAGGAATTGGACTAATGCACACTGCGGGTTGGTTGGGCCCCACTTGTTTAGATGAATGGCAAATTGCCTCTTTATTAACTACTGTAGGCGGTGTTATGCTTCTCTTTGGAAGTGGAAGTTATTCTCTAGATAATTATTTCAATACCAAGTATCCCTCACTCCCAAAAAATAAGTATTGGTTCTATACAACTGACCCCAATCTATTACTAAATAGTAAATATTATAAGACCATTATCCTATCTTTTTCAACCGTAGCTGTATTGTATGTAATGGGTACAAATCAGTTATTACATGGAGGTGTTTGGGGAAATTTACATAACTACTCAACGAAACCAGATTTTGTTCTTGATAATTTTCATAAGGAAGGAAATATTGTCTCATTTGATGCTTTAAGGGACAAAGGCCCTGAAACCTATGGAGCTTTTATCACAAAAGTGATTTTATTGGATTCTGAAGAAAACAAAATCAAGGAAATTGACTTATCTAGTAAAAATAAAGAGGATATAAGTTTACACAACTATTATATCAACAAAGCAAACTTTAATTCCCAAAGTCTAGTATTTCCATTAGGAGCAAAAGCCAATGTTTCAATATTTGCCACCAAAGATACTAATGGAATCATGCTTGTCGATATCAGTGGTCGAGAATTTACAATTCACTAAATTTTATATTTATTCATTATCTATTTGAAGGATCACCCGCCTATGAAAAGCTTTGTGAATGTTGGTGAATAATTACCATGTATCTAACGAATGAGTATTAATTTTCAGAACTTTGCGATACCAATTAAAGATTGTGATATAATGAAAAAAATATTAATATATATCGTTAGTTTACTCCTCGTTTCA of Flammeovirga agarivorans contains these proteins:
- a CDS encoding TQO small subunit DoxD — protein: MKSKSIVGGIILPLRLVTSWLFLSAVLRRLILAPGKHDFDSPMWIGHKINTFFPHSNGPFKAMLGYLVENPIQMNWFTYVFTYSELIVGILLLVGFASRFTGLLLASLGIGLMHTAGWLGPTCLDEWQIASLLTTVGGVMLLFGSGSYSLDNYFNTKYPSLPKNKYWFYTTDPNLLLNSKYYKTIILSFSTVAVLYVMGTNQLLHGGVWGNLHNYSTKPDFVLDNFHKEGNIVSFDALRDKGPETYGAFITKVILLDSEENKIKEIDLSSKNKEDISLHNYYINKANFNSQSLVFPLGAKANVSIFATKDTNGIMLVDISGREFTIH